The Pseudanabaena galeata CCNP1313 genome includes a region encoding these proteins:
- a CDS encoding Mo-dependent nitrogenase C-terminal domain-containing protein — MSSINSSGFGGENSYIGRPQPKKNFDLLQPLRKTIDNFEIHKSKTAHRIAKLIPAQCPFERTIKFFGHTLIHIPPLCKLNPVYDELVGLRFRALCFLADRCGEDISAYC; from the coding sequence ATGTCAAGTATTAATAGCTCAGGATTTGGTGGGGAAAACTCATATATCGGCAGACCTCAACCCAAAAAAAACTTCGATCTGCTTCAACCTTTACGTAAGACCATCGATAACTTTGAAATCCACAAATCTAAAACTGCCCATCGCATTGCTAAACTAATTCCTGCTCAATGTCCCTTTGAGCGCACCATTAAATTCTTTGGTCACACTCTCATCCACATTCCACCCCTGTGTAAACTCAACCCTGTATATGATGAACTCGTCGGGCTTCGATTCCGTGCCCTTTGCTTTTTAGCGGATCGCTGTGGCGAAGACATTAGTGCTTATTGTTAA